From Anaerohalosphaera lusitana, one genomic window encodes:
- a CDS encoding STAS domain-containing protein yields the protein MGIENWSDNVVVLDLAAEPDLGEELESAVSLAQKKGDVNVVVDFTDVDIITSSSIAKLLKLRKVLTDTGRQLIFTGVGSQTMSVFKVTALDSVFEFVDDKFVALASLQMAG from the coding sequence ATGGGTATTGAAAATTGGTCGGACAACGTGGTTGTTTTGGATCTGGCTGCAGAACCGGATCTCGGAGAAGAGCTGGAATCTGCTGTATCCCTCGCACAGAAAAAGGGCGATGTGAACGTAGTGGTCGATTTCACGGACGTGGACATCATTACCTCTTCGAGCATTGCAAAACTGCTTAAGCTAAGAAAAGTGCTCACCGATACCGGCCGCCAACTGATATTCACGGGTGTCGGTTCGCAGACAATGTCGGTTTTCAAGGTCACTGCACTTGATTCTGTTTTCGAGTTCGTAGATGATAAATTCGTAGCGCTGGCAAGCCTGCAAATGGCTGGATAA
- a CDS encoding IS630 family transposase, with amino-acid sequence MVGASPLFVQKVRTENPEKKIEIWFQDEVRIGQQGTLTNVWAPKGSRPTAVKQTEYDWVYIFGAVNPVNGKSSAVITPTVNTDYMNHHLRFISEEAGKDVHVVLVLDQAGWHIAKQLVVPKNISLLHLPAYSPELNPIERLWAYMKSHYLSNRIYKNYEEIFNAGTVAWNNITSEMFCSICNTEWIKHEN; translated from the coding sequence GTGGTTGGAGCAAGCCCCCTTTTTGTCCAAAAAGTCCGAACAGAAAACCCCGAAAAGAAAATTGAGATCTGGTTCCAGGACGAAGTGCGAATAGGCCAGCAAGGAACACTGACCAATGTTTGGGCTCCAAAAGGATCCAGGCCTACAGCAGTAAAGCAGACCGAGTATGATTGGGTATATATTTTTGGAGCTGTCAATCCTGTCAATGGCAAATCGTCGGCTGTGATTACTCCGACTGTTAACACTGATTATATGAATCACCACCTGAGATTTATAAGCGAGGAGGCAGGCAAAGATGTACATGTGGTTCTGGTTCTTGATCAGGCTGGTTGGCATATCGCTAAACAGTTGGTTGTGCCGAAGAATATCAGCCTGCTTCACCTGCCTGCATACAGTCCGGAATTGAATCCGATAGAACGTCTTTGGGCCTATATGAAGAGTCACTACTTGAGCAACCGCATTTACAAAAATTATGAGGAAATATTCAACGCAGGAACAGTTGCATGGAACAATATAACCTCAGAAATGTTCTGCTCAATATGCAATACTGAATGGATTAAGCATGAGAATTAA
- a CDS encoding winged helix-turn-helix domain-containing protein: MHISEIKYGDLQKLKEKARIETNAKQRDRYRVVALALEGWQTKAIMTKLDRSKNFVQRWCYFYRDGGIEAIAPKRQSGRPTKLPRKKEPELIKRIQDGPTDSDGGVCVLRGRDIRRILEREFGVKYSLFGVYDLMHRLGLSCLKPRPKHRKNDPEKMQQWLEQAPFLSKKSEQKTPKRKLRSGSRTKCE; encoded by the coding sequence ATGCACATCAGTGAGATCAAGTACGGTGACCTGCAAAAGTTAAAAGAAAAAGCTCGGATTGAAACCAATGCAAAGCAGCGAGATCGATATCGGGTGGTAGCCCTGGCATTGGAGGGATGGCAAACAAAAGCGATCATGACAAAACTTGATCGCAGCAAAAACTTCGTTCAGCGATGGTGTTATTTCTACCGTGATGGCGGCATTGAGGCTATCGCACCAAAACGTCAAAGCGGCAGGCCTACAAAACTGCCACGCAAAAAAGAGCCTGAGTTGATCAAGCGAATTCAAGATGGACCAACCGATTCAGACGGTGGTGTATGTGTGCTACGCGGCAGAGACATAAGACGGATTCTTGAAAGAGAATTTGGCGTAAAATATTCGCTCTTCGGCGTCTATGATCTAATGCATAGATTGGGGCTTTCATGTCTAAAACCAAGGCCTAAGCACCGAAAGAACGATCCGGAAAAAATGCAGCAGTGGTTGGAGCAAGCCCCCTTTTTGTCCAAAAAGTCCGAACAGAAAACCCCGAAAAGAAAATTGAGATCTGGTTCCAGGACGAAGTGCGAATAG
- the rnc gene encoding ribonuclease III — translation MEDRQIQQLEELIGYRFNDRSLLIESFTHSSHADHRLKSNERLEFLGDAVLDLVICKALFDQFPDYLEGDLTKIKSMLVSRKTCAKIASQLDLPQFTRVGKGMDQTRAMEGSIAAGQLEAIIAAIYLDGGYDAAAKFIINSFEPLIVKADAKQHHENYKSMLQQFAQCQFGQTPAYQLLDEKGPDHDKCFEVGVNISDHTFPAAWGNTKKEAEQKAALNALVELRQIKSQ, via the coding sequence ATGGAAGATCGCCAGATCCAGCAGCTCGAAGAGCTGATCGGTTACCGTTTCAATGACAGATCGCTTCTGATAGAATCGTTCACCCATTCATCCCACGCCGACCACCGCCTAAAGAGTAATGAAAGATTGGAGTTCCTCGGCGATGCGGTCCTCGACCTTGTCATCTGCAAGGCCCTCTTCGATCAGTTCCCCGACTACCTCGAAGGCGATCTCACCAAGATAAAGAGCATGCTAGTCTCGCGAAAAACCTGCGCAAAGATCGCCTCACAGCTCGACCTGCCTCAATTCACACGGGTCGGTAAGGGCATGGATCAGACCCGCGCAATGGAGGGTTCAATAGCGGCAGGGCAGCTCGAAGCCATCATCGCCGCCATCTATCTCGACGGCGGTTACGACGCAGCCGCAAAGTTCATAATCAATTCCTTCGAACCGCTCATCGTAAAAGCCGACGCCAAACAGCATCACGAAAATTACAAATCGATGCTCCAACAGTTCGCCCAGTGTCAGTTCGGCCAAACCCCCGCATACCAGCTTCTCGATGAGAAGGGGCCAGACCATGACAAGTGTTTCGAAGTGGGTGTAAACATAAGCGATCATACTTTCCCCGCTGCCTGGGGAAACACAAAAAAAGAAGCCGAGCAGAAAGCCGCCCTGAATGCCCTGGTTGAATTACGTCAGATCAAATCACAATGA
- a CDS encoding DUF6677 family protein: MPNRSGTDHTIFLLTVGALAWIIPGAGHFMIKEKRRGAIICVTILSTFAIGLFVGSIAVVNPNAGGLWYIGQMLVSPLVAMVGQMTASKGLVVYGRESDIGQIYTTVAGLLNLLCVISAVYMAHSGRGEIIGEEEEDVQ; this comes from the coding sequence ATGCCCAATCGATCCGGCACAGACCATACGATCTTTCTGCTTACCGTGGGTGCCCTTGCGTGGATAATTCCGGGCGCGGGTCATTTCATGATCAAGGAGAAACGCCGTGGCGCGATAATATGCGTGACGATATTAAGCACGTTCGCGATAGGTCTGTTTGTGGGATCGATAGCCGTGGTCAATCCGAATGCGGGCGGGCTGTGGTATATCGGGCAGATGCTCGTGTCTCCTCTGGTGGCGATGGTCGGCCAAATGACTGCTTCCAAGGGGCTTGTGGTGTACGGACGCGAGAGCGATATAGGCCAGATATATACGACTGTTGCAGGACTGCTTAATTTGCTGTGCGTGATCAGTGCTGTTTATATGGCACACAGCGGTCGAGGAGAGATCATCGGTGAGGAGGAAGAAGATGTTCAGTAG